In Alphaproteobacteria bacterium, the DNA window CGCACAGCATCAGGCAACCAACCGCGGTCGACCAGTAGCAGGCGGCCGTCGTCTAGACGCAAGGGCGTGACCACGACAACACCGACCTTGCGCTCGTGGGTCTGGGCTAGAATCAGGCGCTCGCGTGTATGATCAAAGGTGCCGGACGTGCTGACGCGGGTGAACTCCTCCGCAGTCGCGGGCAGGGGCACCGCGGGCGCGCGGGCGCGGGTCTCTATGGCAGCAATGAGGTCACGCTTCCATTGCAGGCGGTCGAGCTGCCAGAGCCCGAGCCCGAGCAGCACAGCAAGCGCCAAAACGGCGACGATGTCAGTGACGAGGCCGCTTTCCCGCATCGAGAATGTTGTGGCGATAATACAATCCCACCATGCCGGCCTTGAGCACGGGCAGCAGCACCAGCGACAACCCGAGGATGAGCGGAGTCCACAATAGCATGTGCAGCCAGAGCGGCGGCGCGAAACTGAGCTCGGTCCAAAGCACCAGCCCGACGACGATGAAACCGACGATCATGATGATGAACACGGCAGGGCCGTCGCCGCTGTCCTGGAACCTAAGATCAAGGTCGCAGACCGCACAACGGTCCGCGACCTGGAGATAGCGTCGGTAGAGATGGCCCTCGCCGCAGGCGGGGCAACGACGCTTAAGCGCCGCCGCCAGCAGCGAGGGGAGTGCGCTGAGGCTCAGCTACCGCCCCACCAGTAGATGCAGGTGAACAAGAAGAGCCACACCACATCGACGAAATGCCAGTACCAGGCTGCCGCCTCGAAGCCGAAATGCTGCTCCGGCTTGAAGTGGTCCTTATAGGCCCTGCCCAGGCAAACGATCAGAAAGATGGTGCCAATGATGACGTGGGTACCGTGGAAGCCCGTCGCCATGAAGAAGGTCGAGGGATAGATGCCGTCGGTGAAGGAGAACGGCGCGTGGCTGTACTCATAGGCCTGTACGGCGGTGAAAAGCGCGCCAAGGCCGACCGTGAGCCAAAGACCCAGCACGAGATGCTTCTTGTTCTGCTCCTTAAGGGCGTGGTGCGCCCAAGTGACCGTGGCTCCCGAGGTGAGTAAAATCACCGTGTTTAGCAGCGGCAGGTGCCAGGGATCGAAGACCTCGATCGAGGCCGGCGGCCACTGACCCTCGTTGGCCATCACGCGCTCGAACTGGATCGCTTCGTTGGCGTAGATCGAGGCATCGAAGAAGGCCCAGAACCAGGCCGCAAAGAACATCACCTCCGAGGCAATGAACAGCACCATGCCGTAACGCAGGCCGAGCTGGACGACCGGCGTATGGTGCCCCTCGACGAGTGCCTCGCGGATGACGTCGCGCCACCACACCACCATGGTCAGGGCAACGATGAGGGCACCGAGGATGGCGATGGCGCCGCCACCGCCCTGCTCATGC includes these proteins:
- a CDS encoding SURF1 family protein; its protein translation is MRESGLVTDIVAVLALAVLLGLGLWQLDRLQWKRDLIAAIETRARAPAVPLPATAEEFTRVSTSGTFDHTRERLILAQTHERKVGVVVVTPLRLDDGRLLLVDRGWLPDAVRNVIPRPQGAVTVEGLLRLPPTPNRFTPDNQPEAEQWYRIDPAEMAGSEALPFYLEAATVNPGGWPLARQRALSLRNDHLQYALTWFALAVGLLVVYVLFRREAERARR
- a CDS encoding DUF983 domain-containing protein is translated as MAAALKRRCPACGEGHLYRRYLQVADRCAVCDLDLRFQDSGDGPAVFIIMIVGFIVVGLVLWTELSFAPPLWLHMLLWTPLILGLSLVLLPVLKAGMVGLYYRHNILDAGKRPRH
- a CDS encoding cytochrome c oxidase subunit 3, with amino-acid sequence MSDVAHQNHPYHLVDPSPWPIVGALGALLITGGMVMYMHEQGGGGAIAILGALIVALTMVVWWRDVIREALVEGHHTPVVQLGLRYGMVLFIASEVMFFAAWFWAFFDASIYANEAIQFERVMANEGQWPPASIEVFDPWHLPLLNTVILLTSGATVTWAHHALKEQNKKHLVLGLWLTVGLGALFTAVQAYEYSHAPFSFTDGIYPSTFFMATGFHGTHVIIGTIFLIVCLGRAYKDHFKPEQHFGFEAAAWYWHFVDVVWLFLFTCIYWWGGS